AGCTTTACTTTGTGCAACGCCATACACTAGAAGCGCTTTTGTAAAAGCAAAATATCTCTTTTTATTTGTAGTTTTTCTTTGTGCCTCCGTCATTCGTATAGTAATTTCAGTTATCATGCCGTCTGGTATTGAAAAACTTAGTGTAAACGCTCTTGGAATAACGTTTTTAATTGTTAGTATTTTATTTGGGATACTACTCCCTGTTCAATTCAAATTTGGTTATGATAAGACAAAAATTATTTCTCTTATTATTGCCTTTCTGATACCTTTTATAGCTCCTACTCTTATAAAAGAGATTCAACTGATCCATATGGATTTTACAATTACCCTACCATTCCCATCAATTATTATGACATGGATACCTTGTTTCATTTCAATCGTTATCGGTCTTATATCAATGGTAATATCACTGAAAATATATGCAAAAAAAGATTTATAATTATGATAGGGATGGTTTAAAAAGATATATATTCTATAGTCAGTTCAATTTAACCATCCCTGTTAAATTTTAAGTATCCCCTAGAACATACTCCTATTTTAATTAAGTACCTTCTATTGCTATTAAAATACAAAAAATCTCCAAATCATTAGTCTCTCTTTTCATTAGTAGTTGAGTAAAACCTTAATTATACAAACCACTTCAAAAAGGCGATTTTCATCGGAATTATTAGCCGAACTCCTTTTGTACAAAGACAAGAAATTCTATTGAACTCCCCCCACTTCCCACCTCACTTCCTATTTTTTGTTTTCCACGTACTTTTCACGACATTCATGAGAACGATATCAGAATGTACCAAAATAATACTTCTCTCGTAAACATTTCTGCTTTTTTGTCGAAAGTCCTCTGTCCCTTTCAAAAATATATACATATGGAGAGATTTTTATGATGAAACAATTCGTATATGTAAGAATGCTGCACCATTTTCCTTCTATAGAAATGAACTGATACCGATACCTCATACTAACTCTTCAACAAGAAGAAACTTTAGGCTTTTGCCTAACCCCCATTCATCTCCCACCTACTCATTGGACCATGTCCTACCCATTCCTTGAGGTGGGAGTTTTCTGTCGGAAAATGGTAAAATCGATTGCGGTTGTAATTAACATGGTTGTTAGAAATGAAATTTCGCTGAATTTATTTTAATAATGATAATATCACGGCTACAGAATTATCTACAAATGAGCGCTCTGGACGAGATTTCATCAACACTGTAAGTCCAATTAATGAAGTGACTAGCGTCTGTGCTAACGCTTTAGCATTCAGATCATTTTGAATTTCTCCTGTCTGAACACCCTGGACAATTAATTCTTGAAATATGACCGAAAGGTACATCTGATGCTCCCTCGTCAAAATTTCAAATTTTTCATTTTGAGAGGAAAGTTCTACCATTGTGTTAATGCAAAAACACCCCTTACCCGGACTTTCTTTATATTCCTCTTCTACTAGACCTTCAAAAAAAGTACGAATTGCTTCCTTTACAGATAGGTTGTTTTGAAGTTTTGTTCGAATGCTGGAAGCATGTAACTTTGTATATCTTCGCAATGCAGCTTCAAACAACCCTTCTTTGTCACCAAAAGCTGCGTATAGGCTTGGTCGTTGTATCCCCATTTTGGCAGTTAGGTCACTTAATGAAGTAGCTGAATACCCTTTCTCCCAAAAAAGCTGCATAGCAGCATCTAAGGCTTTTTCTTCATCAAACTCACGTAATCGAGCCATAATAATTCTTTCCCTCCCTTATCATTTTTTCAAATTTTGATTATAAATAATTCATTTTACATACCGTTCAGTACATTATAATCTTATTTAACTAATGAGATTATGTCAAATTATAATGGTTCACAAGAATAAAAATAAAATTTTTATCTAAATACATTGACATTACTACCTTATACTGATTATATTTTACTTACAATAATTATGTACCGTTCAGTATATTATTCTGAGGAGTACAAAAAGGGGATGAAAATTATGAATGGTAAAGAAGAAATAACAA
The DNA window shown above is from Bacillus clarus and carries:
- a CDS encoding ABC-2 transporter permease, which codes for MLINLVVKDIMLIKKYFFIFLGFAAIAPFYLSTRLQLNDGGLVSFLLTVILMEYILFGTLSKFENQYKGAALLCATPYTRSAFVKAKYLFLFVVFLCASVIRIVISVIMPSGIEKLSVNALGITFLIVSILFGILLPVQFKFGYDKTKIISLIIAFLIPFIAPTLIKEIQLIHMDFTITLPFPSIIMTWIPCFISIVIGLISMVISLKIYAKKDL
- a CDS encoding TetR/AcrR family transcriptional regulator, translating into MARLREFDEEKALDAAMQLFWEKGYSATSLSDLTAKMGIQRPSLYAAFGDKEGLFEAALRRYTKLHASSIRTKLQNNLSVKEAIRTFFEGLVEEEYKESPGKGCFCINTMVELSSQNEKFEILTREHQMYLSVIFQELIVQGVQTGEIQNDLNAKALAQTLVTSLIGLTVLMKSRPERSFVDNSVAVILSLLK